One Gemella haemolysans ATCC 10379 DNA segment encodes these proteins:
- a CDS encoding MATE family efflux transporter — protein sequence MYQGKNFSERASIFIKLLLPVLVYQVISYSSGMIGTFMAGHYSPTDLAGVSMGVNIWNPVMYTLNAIVLALIPIVSQLIGKNKEEEIPTVVRQFLYIAVIISVVLIIGLNILATPIVDRLGMDSNIAKITKNYLFYESFGVLSIFLYVVLRSFIDSLGLTRLSMIMMIVSVPVNVFFAYSFIFGKFGMPELGGAGNAVAVSVTYTVLFFIALFIVLTNPKVNKYKILEKEKVKFEKWGEIFKLGIPIAIATALETVVFSTLSLMVSRFDTTIIASHQAALNFSGFLYTLPVSVANTATIIIAFHVGAKDYKLATEYTKLTVIMGMILSSIAGLIVLLFDTKIPYLYTNDSGVITLTAELLLFAIGFAICDSFASALAGVLRGYKKVVPICVVMFIGYYLVGIPTAYYFVFKQEIGIEGLWTGWIIGLAVYALGVLFYYLYMRRGISKKLN from the coding sequence ATGTATCAAGGAAAAAACTTTTCTGAACGTGCAAGTATTTTTATTAAATTGCTATTGCCAGTTTTAGTTTATCAAGTAATTTCATATTCATCTGGTATGATTGGAACGTTTATGGCGGGACATTATAGTCCTACAGATTTAGCAGGTGTAAGTATGGGCGTTAACATTTGGAATCCAGTTATGTATACTTTAAATGCAATCGTTTTAGCATTAATTCCAATAGTTTCACAATTAATCGGAAAAAATAAAGAAGAAGAGATTCCTACAGTTGTTAGACAATTTCTGTACATAGCTGTTATTATCAGTGTTGTCTTAATTATTGGACTAAATATTTTAGCAACACCAATAGTAGATCGATTAGGTATGGATAGTAATATTGCAAAAATAACTAAGAACTATCTGTTTTATGAAAGTTTTGGAGTACTATCTATCTTCTTATATGTAGTTTTACGTTCGTTTATTGATAGTTTAGGATTAACAAGATTATCGATGATAATGATGATAGTATCTGTACCTGTGAATGTATTCTTTGCTTATAGTTTCATTTTTGGGAAATTTGGTATGCCTGAGCTTGGTGGTGCAGGAAATGCAGTAGCTGTTTCAGTGACGTATACAGTACTATTTTTTATAGCATTATTTATAGTATTAACAAATCCTAAAGTTAATAAGTATAAAATACTTGAAAAAGAAAAGGTGAAATTTGAAAAATGGGGAGAAATTTTTAAACTAGGAATTCCTATAGCCATAGCTACAGCACTTGAGACGGTTGTCTTTTCAACGTTATCGTTAATGGTTTCACGTTTTGATACGACAATCATTGCTTCCCATCAGGCTGCGTTAAATTTTTCTGGATTTTTATATACTTTACCAGTTAGTGTTGCAAATACTGCAACAATTATAATAGCATTTCATGTAGGAGCAAAAGATTATAAATTGGCGACTGAGTATACAAAATTAACGGTAATAATGGGGATGATACTTTCGAGTATAGCAGGATTAATCGTCTTGTTATTTGATACGAAAATTCCGTATTTATATACTAATGATAGTGGGGTAATCACATTAACAGCAGAGTTATTATTATTTGCAATTGGTTTTGCTATTTGTGATTCATTTGCCTCAGCATTAGCCGGAGTCCTACGTGGATATAAAAAAGTAGTACCAATATGTGTTGTAATGTTTATAGGGTATTATTTAGTAGGAATCCCTACAGCATACTACTTTGTATTTAAGCAAGAGATTGGTATAGAAGGTCTGTGGACAGGATGGATAATTGGGCTAGCTGTTTATGCCTTAGGTGTATTATTCTATTATCTATATATGAGAAGAGGAATTAGTAAAAAATTAAATTAG
- a CDS encoding DUF1836 domain-containing protein codes for MNKVYPKWSELPNLDLYLDQVLLYVNQLDSSSIVDDDKGLTSAMINNYVKNGHLDKPIKKKYNRKQLARLIVITCLKNVFSIQEISKTINSLTSEVSSEEMYDNFVMCMNEEKRDGLADVIVAACDTVRLYKRTHDLVEKLK; via the coding sequence TTGAACAAAGTATATCCAAAATGGTCTGAATTACCAAATCTTGACTTATATTTAGATCAAGTGTTATTATACGTAAATCAATTAGATAGCTCCTCAATTGTAGATGATGATAAAGGTTTAACATCCGCAATGATAAATAATTATGTTAAAAATGGTCATCTGGATAAACCGATTAAGAAAAAATATAATCGAAAACAATTAGCGAGATTAATAGTTATCACATGCTTAAAAAATGTATTTTCAATTCAAGAAATTAGCAAGACAATAAATAGTCTGACTTCAGAAGTTAGTTCCGAAGAAATGTACGATAACTTTGTTATGTGTATGAATGAAGAAAAGAGAGATGGATTAGCAGACGTAATAGTAGCAGCTTGTGACACTGTAAGATTATATAAAAGAACACATGATTTAGTAGAAAAATTAAAATAA
- a CDS encoding DegV family protein yields the protein MEWKIVVDTACDFREIPNKAENVTYERVPFSLQIEDKVYVDTLDLDIDEMMREMYASSEAARSACPSPEAYLSACRGAENVIVLTLTGGMSGSYNSAVIGEKMLKEENENVNIHIVNTLSAGGQIDLFLLKINELIKEGLSFDEVVSKVKEYQKNTKLIFSLEKVDNLVKNGRLSKLAAAVVGLLNMRMVGEASNEGTLHLLHKVRGEKKAISTVVDEMIKAGYKGGRAVITHRNNENICKKIEEKLKEKFSDIEFITVPTSGICSFYGEEGGMLLGYEI from the coding sequence ATGGAGTGGAAGATTGTAGTTGATACTGCATGCGATTTTAGAGAAATTCCTAATAAAGCTGAGAATGTTACTTATGAGAGAGTCCCATTTTCATTGCAAATAGAGGATAAGGTATATGTAGATACTTTAGATTTAGATATTGATGAAATGATGAGAGAGATGTATGCTAGTTCAGAAGCAGCAAGATCAGCTTGCCCAAGTCCAGAGGCATATTTATCAGCATGTAGAGGTGCGGAAAATGTAATAGTTTTAACTTTAACTGGTGGAATGTCAGGAAGTTATAATAGTGCAGTAATTGGCGAAAAAATGTTAAAAGAAGAAAATGAGAATGTCAATATTCATATTGTAAATACTCTTTCAGCAGGAGGGCAAATTGACTTATTTCTTCTTAAGATAAATGAACTAATTAAAGAAGGATTATCTTTCGATGAAGTAGTCTCAAAAGTGAAGGAGTATCAAAAAAATACAAAGCTTATTTTTTCTTTAGAGAAAGTAGATAATTTAGTAAAAAATGGACGTTTGTCTAAGCTTGCCGCAGCGGTTGTAGGATTATTAAATATGCGTATGGTAGGAGAGGCAAGTAATGAAGGAACTCTACACTTACTGCATAAAGTTCGCGGTGAGAAAAAAGCTATTTCAACAGTAGTTGATGAGATGATTAAAGCCGGATATAAAGGTGGAAGAGCCGTAATAACTCATAGAAATAATGAAAATATATGTAAAAAAATAGAAGAAAAATTAAAAGAAAAATTCTCTGATATAGAATTTATAACCGTACCTACTTCTGGAATTTGTAGTTTCTATGGAGAAGAAGGCGGAATGCTTTTGGGATATGAAATATAG
- the fsa gene encoding fructose-6-phosphate aldolase, translating to MKFFIDTANVEDIKNANELGVVCGVTTNPSLIAKEGRDFKEVIKEIASIVDGPISGEVKATTTDWKDMLEEAREIAKIHPNMVVKIPMTEDGLKAVNVLKKEGIKTNVTLIFSPTQALLAARAGATYVSPFLGRLDDIAHNGLLLIEEIVEIFANNDIDTQIIAASVRNPIHVTECAKLGCDIATVPYNVIKQMVKHPLTDIGIEKFKQDYYKVFGE from the coding sequence ATGAAATTTTTTATTGATACAGCCAATGTAGAAGATATTAAAAATGCTAATGAATTAGGGGTAGTTTGTGGAGTTACTACTAATCCATCTTTAATCGCTAAAGAAGGACGTGATTTCAAGGAAGTCATTAAAGAGATTGCATCAATTGTTGATGGGCCAATAAGTGGAGAAGTAAAAGCAACTACTACTGATTGGAAAGATATGTTAGAAGAAGCTAGAGAAATTGCTAAAATTCATCCTAATATGGTAGTTAAGATTCCAATGACAGAAGATGGTCTTAAAGCAGTAAATGTACTGAAAAAAGAGGGGATTAAAACTAATGTTACATTAATCTTTAGCCCAACTCAAGCTTTACTAGCGGCAAGAGCAGGAGCAACATACGTATCTCCATTTTTAGGTAGATTAGACGATATTGCTCACAATGGATTATTATTAATCGAAGAAATAGTGGAAATTTTTGCGAATAATGATATTGATACACAAATTATTGCAGCCAGTGTGAGAAATCCAATTCATGTTACAGAATGTGCTAAATTAGGATGCGATATTGCTACTGTTCCATATAATGTAATTAAACAAATGGTTAAACACCCTTTAACTGATATCGGTATTGAAAAATTCAAACAAGATTATTATAAAGTATTTGGTGAATAA
- the rpmG gene encoding 50S ribosomal protein L33 encodes MRVNVTLACTECGDRNYITKKNKRNNPDRIELKKYCPRLKKVTLHRETK; translated from the coding sequence ATGCGCGTAAATGTAACATTAGCTTGTACAGAATGTGGTGACAGAAACTACATTACTAAAAAGAACAAAAGAAATAATCCAGACCGTATTGAACTTAAAAAATACTGTCCAAGATTAAAAAAAGTGACTTTACACAGAGAAACTAAATAA
- the obgE gene encoding GTPase ObgE — protein MFLDEVKIFVRSGDGGNGLVAFRREKYVPKGGPAGGDGGRGANVVFIVDEGLRTFMDYRYQKKFVAPNGENGMSKGMHGRKSKDLYLKVPPGTVIRDTDTGEVLADLVEHEQEVVVARGGRGGRGNCRFATPSNPAPEIAENGEPGEERNLTLELKLMADVGLVGFPSVGKSTLLSITSKAKPKIADYHFTTLAPNLGVVETKDHRSFVMADLPGLIEGASQGVGLGHQFLRHIERTKVIVHVVDMSATDGRDPYEDYKIINQELAEYNMRLLERPQVVVANKMDIPVASDNLKEFKKHLENDGEEVDIVEISAFTRSNIDNLLYKISDILDNTDPNMLYELDTEEESMENRVLYKHKPKDETFKITRDDTGAYVVSGPGIERAFLMTDFNRDASVRRFAQQMRSMGVDDALRDRGCKNGDTVKILKGEFEFVE, from the coding sequence ATGTTTTTAGATGAGGTAAAAATATTCGTCCGATCAGGTGATGGTGGGAATGGATTAGTAGCATTTAGAAGAGAGAAATATGTTCCAAAAGGTGGACCAGCTGGAGGAGACGGTGGACGTGGAGCCAATGTAGTATTTATAGTTGATGAAGGTCTAAGAACTTTCATGGATTACCGTTATCAGAAGAAGTTCGTAGCACCTAATGGTGAGAACGGAATGAGTAAAGGTATGCACGGTAGAAAATCTAAAGATTTATACTTAAAAGTACCGCCAGGAACAGTAATTCGTGATACTGATACTGGAGAAGTATTAGCAGACTTAGTAGAACATGAGCAAGAAGTAGTAGTAGCTCGTGGAGGACGTGGAGGACGCGGAAACTGTCGTTTCGCAACACCTTCGAACCCAGCACCAGAAATTGCTGAGAATGGTGAACCAGGAGAAGAAAGAAATCTTACATTAGAATTAAAACTTATGGCTGATGTAGGACTTGTTGGATTCCCTTCTGTTGGTAAATCAACATTATTATCGATAACATCAAAAGCAAAACCAAAAATTGCTGATTATCACTTTACAACATTAGCGCCAAATCTTGGAGTAGTAGAAACAAAAGACCACAGAAGTTTTGTTATGGCTGATCTTCCAGGATTAATAGAAGGAGCTAGCCAAGGTGTAGGTCTTGGACACCAGTTCTTACGTCATATTGAAAGAACAAAAGTTATTGTTCACGTAGTAGATATGTCAGCAACTGATGGTCGTGATCCATATGAAGACTATAAAATTATTAATCAAGAGTTAGCTGAGTACAATATGAGACTTTTAGAAAGACCTCAAGTAGTAGTAGCTAATAAGATGGATATTCCAGTAGCTAGTGACAATCTTAAAGAGTTTAAAAAACACTTAGAAAACGATGGTGAAGAAGTAGATATCGTTGAAATTTCTGCATTTACACGTAGTAATATCGACAACTTACTTTATAAAATAAGTGATATACTTGATAATACAGATCCAAATATGTTATATGAACTTGATACTGAAGAAGAAAGTATGGAAAATAGAGTTCTTTATAAACATAAACCTAAGGATGAAACATTCAAGATTACTCGTGATGATACAGGAGCTTATGTAGTAAGTGGACCAGGTATCGAACGTGCATTCTTAATGACTGATTTCAACCGTGATGCTTCTGTTAGACGTTTTGCTCAACAAATGCGTTCTATGGGCGTAGATGATGCTTTACGTGATAGAGGATGTAAAAACGGTGATACGGTTAAAATTCTTAAAGGTGAGTTTGAATTCGTAGAGTAG
- a CDS encoding ACT domain-containing protein has protein sequence MDKEKVYYIIREDVLPEAVKKTLAMKKALEEDSKLSILEASKRFDLSRSAFYKYKDTIFPIQDVKRQSILSLSIDVDDIPGILGKILSVVNEEKCSVLTIHQTVPINAKATIIISLELSSGDINIEKLNKRIKDLEFVNSIKVIGLSM, from the coding sequence GTGGATAAAGAAAAAGTTTATTATATAATTAGAGAAGATGTATTGCCAGAAGCTGTAAAGAAGACATTAGCGATGAAAAAAGCTTTAGAAGAAGATTCTAAATTATCAATTTTAGAAGCTTCTAAAAGGTTTGATTTAAGTAGAAGTGCATTTTATAAATATAAAGATACAATTTTTCCGATTCAAGATGTGAAAAGACAATCAATTCTATCATTGTCTATCGATGTTGATGATATTCCTGGAATATTAGGTAAAATTTTATCGGTTGTTAATGAAGAAAAGTGTAGTGTACTTACTATTCACCAAACGGTGCCGATTAATGCAAAAGCTACGATAATTATTTCTTTAGAGCTAAGTTCAGGTGATATAAATATTGAAAAATTAAATAAACGAATTAAAGATCTTGAGTTTGTTAATTCAATTAAAGTAATTGGTTTAAGCATGTAA
- the rlmD gene encoding 23S rRNA (uracil(1939)-C(5))-methyltransferase RlmD — MQKNDVFEGKVIDYTHDGLGVVKIDNFPIFIEDVIEGEVIEFKIIKLKKNLGYGKVLNIIESSKNRVDGIPKTSGANLVHMNYEEQLKFKKKKVQNVMDKALGKDYIEVLDTLGMEDGYHYRNKSVIPVQKVNGEVKMGYYKPRSHDVVNIEKCFIQYDEHNVLMNKLRSLISELNLSVYDENSHSGAIRHIMFRTNTLKSEIMVGIVAKEKFNKLDEFVEKISKLDDRIVSIMLNINDKKTNVIFGDKTENLFGKDYITDTLDGIDFKISLRSFYQVNPVQTEVLYSKALELAELKETDTIIDAYCGIGTISLFAAKKVKKVYGIEIVEAAVLDACENAKNNNITNVEFLLGKSEDVIKKLISQDVKLDAVIVDPPRKGCEESFLRDLAAMDIEKIVYVSCNPATLARDMEIMRGLGYKLGSVQPVDMFPGTYHVETVVLLSKLD, encoded by the coding sequence ATGCAAAAAAATGATGTATTCGAAGGGAAAGTTATAGATTATACCCACGATGGTCTTGGTGTAGTAAAAATTGACAATTTTCCGATTTTTATTGAAGATGTTATAGAAGGTGAAGTAATCGAGTTTAAGATAATTAAACTAAAGAAAAATCTTGGTTACGGAAAAGTTCTTAATATTATTGAAAGTTCTAAAAATAGAGTAGATGGAATTCCGAAGACTTCAGGAGCAAATTTAGTTCATATGAACTACGAAGAGCAATTAAAATTTAAGAAGAAAAAAGTTCAAAATGTTATGGATAAAGCTCTTGGAAAAGATTATATCGAAGTATTAGATACGCTAGGAATGGAAGACGGATACCATTATCGTAATAAATCTGTGATTCCAGTACAAAAAGTTAATGGCGAAGTTAAGATGGGGTATTATAAACCACGAAGCCATGATGTTGTTAATATAGAGAAGTGTTTTATTCAATATGATGAACATAATGTATTGATGAATAAATTACGTAGTCTAATCTCAGAGCTTAACTTATCTGTTTATGATGAAAACAGCCACTCAGGTGCTATTAGACATATTATGTTCAGAACAAATACCCTGAAAAGTGAAATCATGGTAGGTATTGTAGCAAAGGAGAAGTTTAATAAACTAGATGAATTTGTTGAGAAAATATCTAAATTAGATGATAGAATTGTTAGCATTATGTTAAATATTAACGATAAGAAGACAAATGTAATCTTTGGTGATAAAACTGAAAATCTATTTGGTAAGGATTACATAACTGACACGTTAGACGGAATAGACTTTAAGATTTCACTTCGTTCATTCTATCAAGTGAATCCAGTTCAAACAGAGGTATTATATAGTAAAGCGTTGGAACTTGCAGAATTAAAAGAAACTGATACGATAATCGATGCATATTGTGGTATTGGAACAATCAGTCTATTCGCAGCGAAGAAAGTTAAGAAAGTATATGGTATTGAAATCGTAGAAGCGGCTGTTTTAGATGCTTGCGAAAATGCGAAAAATAATAATATAACTAATGTAGAGTTTTTACTAGGTAAGAGTGAAGATGTAATTAAAAAATTAATCTCACAAGATGTAAAATTAGATGCGGTTATTGTAGATCCACCACGTAAAGGATGTGAGGAAAGTTTCCTACGTGATCTTGCAGCTATGGATATAGAAAAAATAGTCTATGTTAGTTGTAATCCAGCAACATTAGCTAGAGATATGGAAATTATGAGAGGTCTAGGTTATAAACTAGGTTCAGTGCAACCTGTAGATATGTTCCCAGGGACGTATCACGTTGAAACAGTCGTGTTGCTTTCCAAACTAGACTAA
- a CDS encoding ATP-binding protein, with product MKRKYDLEVREHYNISKNGNQKIPQCPIEKEEAILDMLKHLKICSIILNICKVEEKIMNTNILNKLSFYCSENENQFFDRKSARIKPLDILKHLVAFSNAEGGQLVIGIEDDGTITGFNYKGAHQIDEYRNIFLTELKETPINPKFNILDVKNNTGIDDKILVISVDISTDRVIKSYNGKVFLRQNDKSIELNFEQILQLQYDRGQRYFEDEVVQLSSIEDIDDGLIDDYKKILNIEGLSDEEVLKARNLMINGKLTNAGLLLFGNNPSKFLPQARLRVIKYSGMYQKVGTEINIIKEKTFDKAIPNVIREVREFINTQLRDFQYLDKDGKFKIMPEYPEFAWFEGIVNALTHRNYAIRGEHIKVLIFDDRLEIHSPGLLPNIVTVENILNQRYSRNPRIARILCEFGWVKEMNEGVKRIYSEMEKLFLKEPKYAEPNSSVLLVLENNVLNRSIRTIDRIKDNISEEEFNKLSQDEQTIIYFMYNSGQKITTKKATELIEKGSTFCRKLLKNLADKELLEWHGTSQNDRTQYYTLKF from the coding sequence GTGAAGAGAAAATATGATTTAGAAGTTAGAGAACACTATAATATATCAAAAAATGGAAATCAGAAGATTCCACAGTGTCCAATTGAAAAAGAAGAAGCTATTTTAGATATGTTGAAGCATCTTAAGATTTGTAGTATTATATTAAATATATGTAAAGTTGAGGAGAAAATAATGAATACTAATATATTAAATAAATTATCATTTTACTGTTCTGAAAATGAGAATCAATTTTTTGATAGAAAAAGTGCTAGAATTAAACCTTTAGACATTTTAAAGCATCTAGTTGCATTTTCCAATGCAGAGGGTGGACAATTAGTTATAGGGATTGAAGATGATGGGACGATTACGGGATTTAATTATAAAGGTGCTCATCAGATTGATGAGTATAGAAATATATTTCTAACTGAACTAAAAGAAACGCCAATAAATCCCAAATTTAATATTTTAGATGTAAAAAATAATACAGGTATTGATGATAAGATATTGGTCATATCAGTAGATATTTCTACAGATAGAGTTATAAAATCTTATAACGGAAAAGTTTTTCTTCGACAAAATGATAAATCTATAGAATTAAATTTTGAGCAGATTCTTCAATTGCAGTATGATAGAGGACAAAGATATTTTGAGGATGAAGTGGTTCAATTATCAAGCATAGAAGATATAGATGATGGACTTATTGATGATTATAAGAAAATCTTGAATATAGAAGGGCTTTCTGATGAAGAAGTGTTGAAAGCTAGAAATTTAATGATTAATGGAAAACTGACTAATGCGGGGCTTTTGTTATTTGGGAATAACCCTTCTAAATTTTTACCACAGGCCAGACTAAGAGTTATTAAATATAGTGGAATGTATCAAAAGGTTGGTACAGAAATAAATATCATTAAGGAAAAAACATTTGATAAGGCGATACCAAACGTTATTAGAGAAGTAAGAGAATTTATTAATACACAACTAAGAGATTTTCAGTATTTAGATAAAGATGGAAAATTTAAAATAATGCCAGAGTATCCAGAATTTGCATGGTTTGAGGGAATAGTCAATGCTTTGACTCACCGGAATTATGCTATCCGTGGGGAGCATATTAAGGTATTAATATTTGATGATAGGCTAGAGATACATAGTCCCGGGTTACTACCTAATATTGTAACTGTGGAAAATATTCTAAACCAAAGATACTCAAGGAATCCAAGAATTGCAAGAATTTTATGTGAATTTGGCTGGGTAAAAGAAATGAATGAAGGCGTTAAGAGAATATATTCTGAAATGGAAAAGTTGTTTCTAAAGGAACCTAAATATGCAGAACCTAATAGTAGTGTTTTATTAGTTTTAGAAAATAATGTTTTAAATAGAAGTATTAGAACAATAGATAGAATTAAAGATAACATTTCTGAAGAGGAATTTAATAAACTAAGTCAAGATGAACAAACTATTATATATTTTATGTATAATAGTGGGCAAAAAATAACTACAAAAAAGGCAACAGAACTTATTGAAAAAGGTTCAACATTTTGTAGGAAGCTACTTAAAAATCTTGCTGATAAAGAATTATTAGAGTGGCATGGTACATCGCAAAACGATCGTACACAATACTATACTCTAAAATTCTAA
- the imm48 gene encoding Imm48 family immunity protein: MEKQYVSESLRIANDIIQLVKIDLKDEMNRQILASYIFGVLNAKAIQESISPIDVQVTMIRVGIKALGYSPEAATQMTQFVIDATDKNFHSTVYAIIHRGIEAFYLYSNEKYEQLKEDFDNIMASIK; the protein is encoded by the coding sequence ATGGAAAAGCAATATGTAAGCGAGTCATTAAGAATAGCAAATGATATTATCCAATTGGTTAAAATTGATTTAAAGGACGAAATGAATAGGCAAATTTTAGCTTCCTATATATTTGGTGTTTTAAATGCTAAAGCAATTCAAGAGTCCATTTCTCCAATCGATGTTCAAGTTACAATGATTCGGGTTGGAATAAAAGCATTGGGCTATAGTCCAGAGGCAGCTACTCAAATGACGCAATTTGTTATCGATGCCACAGATAAGAATTTCCACTCGACTGTATATGCAATAATACATAGAGGAATAGAGGCGTTTTATCTCTATAGTAATGAGAAGTACGAGCAACTAAAAGAGGATTTTGATAATATAATGGCATCCATAAAATAA
- a CDS encoding SMI1/KNR4 family protein: protein MYYFKSLERPISNSELSEIEKKINVILPEDYKEFLLKVNVGIPKEQYLSFFMDDLNEEVILGTMLGISENKNFSLTDWNSEYQMELPYDSFVFGTEYGGGLFVMIVSGEDRGIYFWDHTFIFDQSSVDSNVYFLADNFTNFIEKLYISEP from the coding sequence ATGTATTATTTTAAATCGTTAGAGAGACCTATCTCAAATTCAGAACTATCAGAGATAGAAAAAAAAATAAATGTAATACTTCCAGAAGACTATAAGGAATTTCTATTAAAAGTTAATGTGGGTATTCCTAAAGAGCAGTACTTATCGTTTTTTATGGATGATTTAAATGAAGAAGTGATTTTGGGGACAATGTTAGGTATTTCAGAGAATAAAAACTTTAGTCTAACGGATTGGAACTCAGAATATCAAATGGAACTTCCATACGATTCATTTGTCTTTGGAACGGAATATGGAGGAGGGTTATTTGTTATGATTGTGAGTGGAGAAGATAGAGGAATTTATTTTTGGGACCACACATTTATATTTGACCAGTCTTCGGTAGATTCAAATGTATACTTTTTAGCAGATAATTTTACTAATTTTATAGAAAAGTTATATATTTCTGAACCATAG
- a CDS encoding DNA/RNA non-specific endonuclease, whose translation MSAGLDNLLSQAKDVNLKTYRRLERDWSESIKVNKKVEVHVKIEYVGNSARPKTFRVNYIIDGQTFTRQKILIE comes from the coding sequence GTGTCCGCAGGTTTAGATAATTTATTATCACAAGCGAAAGACGTAAATCTCAAAACCTATCGTCGTCTTGAACGAGACTGGTCAGAATCAATTAAAGTGAATAAGAAAGTTGAAGTTCACGTCAAAATTGAGTACGTAGGGAATTCTGCACGACCGAAGACATTTAGAGTAAATTATATAATTGATGGCCAAACTTTTACACGTCAAAAAATATTAATTGAGTGA
- a CDS encoding SMI1/KNR4 family protein: MILEGFKKINEEQITRVENTLNISFPLDYKDFILSNNGMCAEGELGIAIPLNQEVIAIDILYGIDTETENCNILEWTQEYKEDLPENTLIIGDDVLMGFFILVCKGEDKGVYYYDHAYNLEGSDDDGNTYFIANSFEEFINQLTVIE; the protein is encoded by the coding sequence ATGATTTTAGAAGGTTTTAAAAAAATAAATGAGGAGCAAATTACTCGAGTTGAAAATACTTTAAATATCTCATTCCCTTTAGATTATAAGGATTTTATTCTATCGAATAATGGGATGTGCGCAGAAGGTGAGCTTGGTATAGCAATTCCTTTGAATCAAGAAGTAATAGCCATAGATATTCTATATGGAATTGATACAGAAACCGAGAATTGTAACATTCTTGAATGGACTCAAGAATACAAAGAAGATTTACCAGAAAACACTCTTATTATTGGAGATGATGTACTGATGGGGTTCTTTATTTTGGTTTGTAAAGGAGAAGATAAAGGGGTGTACTATTATGATCATGCTTATAACTTAGAGGGTTCGGATGATGATGGAAATACTTATTTTATAGCTAACTCTTTTGAGGAGTTTATAAATCAATTGACTGTGATTGAATAA
- a CDS encoding immunity 22 family protein yields MKTDNTVSIWIGNFKNLTELENYIDLTYDDEGEIVVSDFFNDFKIDINDIDEDLIEKAVLPNETNDISIILRTASYEEQLLCKLNALESLTINKGNTVVLIYNYAYDGSVKSSDYLNFITSVDYR; encoded by the coding sequence ATGAAAACAGACAATACGGTATCTATTTGGATAGGTAATTTCAAAAATTTAACTGAATTAGAAAATTATATTGATCTAACTTATGATGATGAGGGAGAGATCGTTGTTTCTGATTTTTTCAATGATTTTAAGATAGACATTAATGATATAGATGAAGATTTAATTGAAAAAGCAGTTTTGCCAAATGAAACAAACGATATATCTATTATTTTGCGCACTGCTTCCTATGAGGAACAGTTGTTGTGTAAATTGAACGCATTAGAGAGTCTGACTATAAATAAAGGCAATACAGTTGTACTAATCTATAACTATGCTTATGATGGCTCTGTAAAATCCTCAGATTATTTAAATTTCATTACAAGTGTAGATTATAGATAA